The Monomorium pharaonis isolate MP-MQ-018 chromosome 5, ASM1337386v2, whole genome shotgun sequence genome includes a window with the following:
- the LOC118645738 gene encoding uncharacterized protein LOC118645738, whose translation MNRREGDNSWIFTADREQLIAELERRRLSTDGSDSVLALQLLRRGRAAFTGESAEGAESREMSDSDHLVLPEGEGDRPDSPYEVARGPIGHVHARPSRESGGHYSQDLGGGSAGNAYNIMRKWNLKFSGTRGEDAETFLIRIEEGRELIPVEDADILRCLPFFLSGIALHWFRGKKARLTTWAAFKAAWRVRFGDLDFQFALRDEIMHRTQGERESVVDYLTCLGSLFDRLTPSWSEAEKIGYAHRHMLPRLQAMVPREAVTDLDALDPDSQACRNRF comes from the coding sequence ATGAACCGACGGGAGGGAGACAACTCGTGGATCTTCACCGCCGACCGCGAACAGCTGATCGCGGAATTGGAGCGGCGCCGGTTATCTACAGACGGATCGGACTCCGTATTAGCGCTTCAATTACTACGCCGAGGACGGGCCGCGTTCACGGGCGAGTCTGCGGAGGGGGCCGAGAGCCGTGAGATGTCGGACTCGGACCATCTAGTCCTAcccgagggggagggggaccGACCGGATAGCCCATATGAAGTTGCGAGGGGGCCGATCGGCCACGTTCACGCGAGGCCTTCGAGAGAAAGCGGGGGACATTACTCCCAGGATTTGGGGGGCGGCTCCGCGGGTAACGCATACAATATTATGCGAAAATGGAACTTGAAGTTTTCGGGAACGCGCGGAGAGGACGCCGAGACGTTCTTAATACGGATCGAAGAGGGGCGCGAGCTCATTCCGGTGGAAGATGCGGATATTTTGCGTTGTCTGCCGTTCTTTTTGTCGGGGATCGCGCTGCACTGGTTCCGGGGTAAGAAGGCGCGCTTGACGACCTGGGCGGCGTTTAAGGCCGCGTGGCGGGTGCGCTTTGGAGATCTGGATTTCCAATTCGCGCTACGGGACGAGATAATGCACCGTACCCAGGGGGAGCGGGAGTCCGTCGTCGACTATTTAACGTGTTTGGGCTCGCTGTTCGACCGTTTGACGCCGTCGTGGAGCGAAGCCGAGAAAATCGGTTACGCACACCGCCACATGCTACCGCGGTTGCAGGCGATGGTGCCGCGGGAAGCCGTAACGGATTTGGACGCATTagacccagatagccaagcctGCAGGAACAGATTTTGA